gaccatagaagccaacggagctaactctacggctatctccaagatccttcgacagaccgccaatacatccagactgctgaaacgagtgaccaaccggcgagggggtatgaaggaagacagcctcatccgccttgtccaatcttttatcgtctgtcacattacttatgttgcgccctttctcaactggtacaaagctgaaaagactaaactggacatcatcattagaggagcctataagcaggccttaggactacccaaccacaccagcacggatcttctactacaattaggtatccacaacacgctagacgagttaatcgaggcccaacgtcgatctcaactagagcggcttactctcacggaaacgggccgcagcattctaaacaagcttaatatcacctaccaccgtcaacatggagacaaacacccaataccacgcgaaattcaacaatggatacacgccgaccctattccgaaaaacatgcacccagactacaacaaagaacgcaggaaggcacgagctacttccctcatcaaagcttacgccaacacagcgggtgtcaccttcgtcgacgcagctgagtaccaagatggacggcgctttgcggcggttaccacagcaggcggcttgctccgacatgctgccagcatcattacaaaaaatgccgagacggccgaggaagtggccattgccctggccactcttgacccatcctgtcacaccatactgagcgattctcgcgcagcagtcaacaactacatcaaaggtcgtatttctcatcaatcactccgtatcttacgacaagccccgcattcgtctgaaaatcaaatcaccctcgtttggatcccagcacacgccggcgttgtccacccgcacctcaccaacctcaacgaggttacacactctgtagcacgaggactagtcaaccgtgccggagacggtgcaggtgcacccgcagggcgcgaccgccttacaagatacaacgaccttgtaaagtcattttacctcgcaagaagaaccttccccacccctcaccgcaagttaaacagggcacaggcaaccacccttcgcctgctacagacgaatacatacccctccctcacacgctatcacactatataccccgacatctacccgagccagacgtgcaaggtctgtaaaactgaatcggcaacactcccccacatgctatgggagtgcaaagatcaataccaagagcttaatcccgtgaccctctcgtcgagatggcacgccgccctgcgcagctcccatctcgacgaccaactctgggcgacccagcaggcctacgaagcggcgaagaggcaagacctcgacgtcccatcgtgggaggcctaggcccagccgacagaactgctggtgttcattaaagtttactctctctctctctctctatctcctggagaccttctaaacgtTACAAACTATTCCTCACACGGAGCCTGGATACCTTACGACCGGAAAGTAGCAAAGTaatcccgatacctaaaaaaCAAGGACTAGCTTATCCCATAGAAAACGTCAGACCTGtttctcttacttctaatatggtcaaaCTCATAGAGAGGGTATTACACTGCCGAATTACTATCTGGATGGcggataatttaatattaagtccaaatcaaaGAGGCTTCAGAGCTAATTGGTCAATATGGTGTGCCTatgctgatttagagagccgcatccaacttgcccggaaaaggagagaatattctcctttgatgaaattagatatagctaaagcttatgacaTCGTCGAACATTCAATTTTACAGGATATTCAGCAGCATCGTAATTTCCCCAATTATATTACCACGTGGGTGACAGAATTTTTGCGATCATgagaattttattgcttcaaggacggatgttcttcatctaaattcagacaaactcgcggagttccccaaggatcAGTCCTATCCCCAATATAATTTATTATATTAATGAGCTCCATccccacttgtcaggacgtgcacggttacgtgtatgcagatgacattgcattctctGCGGCCGACACTGACATTAGGACtttataccaaaaattacaaagaTACATGAACatgctagaagtatggcttcagacaatttgtatgtcattaaatgtaagcaaaagcgCCATTTTAGTGTTCTCAATCATGCATCCGGTTTCAATTTCTATAACTTATAATCAAGAATCCATTCCACAGGTGGAGCCTCTAAAATATTTGGAATCACATATAATAgaaaactcaactggagtccaCACATAGAGAGTGTAGCAggtaaggcacaacgtgctttaggtattctgcgcagaatgagtAACCGAAAATATGTACTATGTAGGGATTAACTtttgatgatttataaaatgtatgtgcgccccatattggaatttgggtgtgtcttgttctcaagcggccctgcttataaaataaagcATCTGGTTCTTTTGTAGCGTGAGGCCCTACGCCTGtgtctgggactccccaggtttgtggctaATAATGTTATCTACCAAGAGGCGCAccttccaacattgccctgcagatttcgcatcttaacaaTTCAAGCATTTCAGAAATTTTACAGCTGGCCGCTTAGACGATCGGAATACGCATTCATAAATAATCCAAATTCCTTCTTCTTTGCTCATTGGCCTCGCTTTCACACTTCATACATTATATTTGTACAAAAACAAttagatagcctgaatgtgaacattcgagaggtaattcAGTCAACCGAAACACATAAGAATATTAAGATAGATTTTGATGTCATTTTCTCCCAGAACTCCAAGTTTCAATCAGCCACTTTTTaaaataacctgttgcaagattaccttgcacacgtgcaaacaaataacataatagctaccGACGGTTCAGTGAACAACCaaaaggcgggcgtaggcattttctcgcttccgcttggctggtcattctccttgagactgccaAATTTCACACCTGTTTTTGAAGCCAAGCTTGCAGCAATTattttagcgcttcggaaactcccgtcgATCTCAATAAGTGCGGTTATTATAACCAATTTCCTTTCGGGctgtacttcgcttacagctTCATCCAATTCGCCACAACTAAAGACGTTTTTAACATTAGTTCCTGCACAGTCGAATTCTCTAAAACAattatgggtacctggccattgtggcttacattcaaaaTGAAATCGCAGACTCATTAGCGtgagcatccctgagtggacctatatTGCCTGTTCTCCCTTTGATGGCGCACAtagatatagaaaatattcaattcatagaggtgtcagtgaatcaataacaacatggacagaatatcagcacaTCGGATTTCCGTGGAAAATCCGGTGttgtccatcaagacaatcagaagtagcgatcacgagattacgctgccgtgtccctccattcGCTATCGCATCTGTGTCCATAcggccaagaaacagaatcactagatcattattttttggtatgtcgacgataAAAATTGTTAAGTGAAAGACATCTAGAACTTCCGCTCGCTAAATTACGATTAATGTGatcaccagaaatcatactatctttcggtgcgtcagttataggggtcagccacaggtacgtatttgatgccgtttgcagttacatacagtcaacaaaacgaataacttttaaTTTTGGTCTTGTAATTTGtgtgcttttgtacgtttccTTATCtctctttccttattttttttttctcatccaataagtagcacttcaaaagaataggtaatcgtttcagcacgcaattcttggccaatcctccagtgtgggtatgagccaaaATAAggccatcatgatcatcatcatcaccatcatcatcattatcatcaaccTGCGCGATTACCGCGCACTTTTTCCTCTGTGAATAGTTGTATATACATTTGTGCATCGGGCTTTCTTTTCGTAACATTTTGTGTAGGGGCGGGGTTATTAACGTTGTTAAATATTTGTCACACAGAAGTTGGTACTATCATCTGCGTATTGTGCGCACTGTGCATATTTAGGACATATTAGTTCTGCTTGCATGTCCTTCGTTGCAGGTTACTTCACGTTAAGAATATTCACTCCGTCGAATACAATGCTGCACAGGAACAAAGCCGGGGTGGCTTTGCTAATTTTATCTCTCATGTATGTAATTATGTGTGCACTTAATAAAAAATGCCTCTAATGAAGATGAGCAACACCTGACGACGGTACTGTTATTTTATATCCGCTTATTGCGATGCGCAACTGTCATTATGAGCTATGCTGCACTGCGCAGGTTTTCAATAGGCCTTATGGAGggctgcgccgcaagctcacacaCATTGTTATTGTCAATGTGATTGGTCAGGATTCGGTAACAAAAATGTTTTTAAAAGGttacagggttttacgtgccaaaacgccCCTCTAATATTGAGGCAGGTCGTAGTGAGCGACTCCTGAAATCTGGACCAACTGggcttctttgacgtgcacctaaatctaagtgcaatggtgatttcgcatttcgcccccatcgaaatgccgccgctgTGGCCGTGATTCCAATCCTTAgatctcgcgcttagcagcccaaaactATAGCTacaagcaaccacagcgggtcgaAAAATATTTAGCACAGCAACACGCATCCAATTTATTTGGATGACGTGTGCAAAAATTCACCCACCAGGACATTACAACTACTTGAAATGTTGGAAGCACCTATCACGCATGAATCTAAATAGGGCAAGGTAGTGACAGCCTACTCATACACACGCAAACACGTTGTTTCCTCTGGGATGCCGCAGCACATTTTGCACATCAGAAaatgtttcagtatttttttttccggAGCAATATTTCACTTTCTCACTGTAAATGGCTACGATTCAGAAAACAGGTAGTACAATGCGCCATGTGTAAGGTTTTAGCTATAGAGAATCGCCAGTGCAACAATGTGTCATTATAGTGGCAACGAATCCCCATCTGTCCCTACGCCCCTCTCCCCGTGTAGTGTTCTCACAAATAAGCCCGaaaaaaaggccacatacaaccgTATAGCATGTCGATTCAATTTCGTTTAGAAGCAATTGTTCTTGTAGCCTTCGTGTTCGAGAAACTAGTCTTGTGTTGGCTTCTTGTTGAACTCATATATGATCACTATCAAAGTACTTTCCACTCTCGTGATTGTTCATCTCTAGCAGCAGTCTAGAAGACACCGATCGTAAGACCTAGTACTTCAAAGCACGGTGCGCTCTGATTATCCTGCCAAGTGTCCCTGCCCCttctgttactttttttcttttctgccccCCCTTTTCGGCAAGTTCTCAAGAGAAAATAAGATGCGACACCAGGGTATATCTTCGGACGGCACTCGAAAACTACGCTATCCTCGGAAGCAGTGTCGGCCTGTCGACAACACCTCCGTCGCCACTCCTGCCACTTGAAGTTTCGGCGGCTGGCGAAGCATTCTAGCCTCTGGCACTTGCTGCGCATCCTCAATTAGAACAGTCTCGCTGTCTGCCTACATCCAAGAAGTTTCCAAGGTAAGCTCTACTGGAATTTATCGCCTAACAATTGAGAAGTTCTCTTAAAAATATTTTCACTTCCTTTAAGCACGCTGTCTGCCTCTCACGATGAATATTTCCCCTAAATAGGTGACTGTGGTCATATTCATTGAATAGCAACAATTTATTTGTACACTCCCATAAACTTAGACAAAAAAGCCTCACGTAACAAACGAACTATTCCATATGCGGTCATCCACGTAGTAATATTGCGGAGATAACCCTGAAAACAAATTATGCTTTTTGTACATGCTTATCTGGTTCTCGATACTGCTAGAAATCTGTGTTATTGCCTCATTCGTTCAATTAATTTAGTAATTCAGAGAAGATACTGCATTTCTACAACGAGTTATTTCACATACGAACAACATGCAACGCATAACTTTGCGAAGAACGCCGCTTCGTAGCTGTCAGTATAGGCGTTAGCGTAAGACGTCGGAAGCAAAGTGCCAGCATAATCATATTGTGCAACCACGAGAAACTTCATAAGTCTCAGATTTTACTAAAGGATTGGGACACCTACGCAAACAATGAGCTTTTTTTGATCAAAGAAAGTGTTTCAGAACGACATTTGGCGAAAGGCTTTGCATAAGAGCGagataaaaaataataagaaactcTTTCTAATAAGGCTTTGAAGTGAGCGGCCCGGGCTCATTCTGACCTAAAGCTGCACGAAATGGTCAGGACAATGattaacagaaagaaaaaaaaaacgttgcaatGAAAAGGTTAACTCTTAAGGACAACATTTCGAACTTACTGAGCTGAAATCAGTGTCCAATATGCGTAAACCTAAGGGGCTATATGCTTTACCATCTTGATGGGCACCCTGGCAAACGTGCCATAGCCTACCGACAAGACCACGTGTGCAACGTTGTTCTGGCATTCCGTGCACTCTAGTGCACTTGGATACTTGGATACCCTAGTGGCTTAGTTACTTCATAGATATCAGGGCATGCGCTTACACATAGAAAGCGGTGTATGTAGGCAGCATGCAGTGGGGCTGTTGGCAGTAACCACGCTTAATTGGGGTTGCCAGCGTCTTCTACTTCTCGCTCCCCTTCTCTATAGAAATGCACTGAACCACGGAGTATCGTAACATATTTCGCATTGCACAGCGCTGTTACGAAGTGCGCGTTTTGTAAGGAAGTGCCGTTTACATCAATCAAAAGCTCGCAAAAGTGTACCCTGAATTTGATTACTTTATTGAAACAGCTGTTTGCAAGAGCAtaaaggggccctaaaccactttttatcgaagtggagaaaggcttTTAAAATGAAAATTGGATATTTCAAAAGTACTTTGCCCGctaaaagtacttcaatgcgttcagcagaagcggatttattggcaatcaaacacagaCTCCGCTGTGCCCCCGCagcttcttcaatgccttgcactgatAAAGCaacggcgcagtggggcgtgcccacttcgctccgccttctaaatgtcaccatggcgcgcagttcGGATATAATTTTGGACCTTAAAGCAGACGCCGCGACATCGCCCTTTTGTGCCTACGAcgcataagccaaacgcggctgtccacAGCGAGCCCCAGTGCGCTTCGCCAGTGCACTCGCAGCGGCACCCCGCCGTGGCCGCGGTAGCTGCTCCATGTAGCCGACCTGCAGCTTTAATGCCAGCTATCGGCCAATAACAGCCGTCTAAGGAAATGACACATTAAAGCGTCagatgacgaaataaagcgtcctgAAGAGAGTGTaggcagggccttctgttgaaaggagagcgtttgagagaaaggcgacttcgcgATCGACTTGGAAGCTCCTCGCACCGAGTACGACAGAAAACCTTGACTGAGATCTTCAGAGCAGCGCATGCCACCTGCGGACTACATTATTTCACCAAAGATGCGGGGTGGTTGAGGGCTCCTTTAAGGCGTATCATTCTTTTCCAACAATGAGCAATATTGCAGGCATTTTTCCAACACTACCCTTGAAGAATAAATACGTTGGCGCAGCTGATTTGCGAAAATATCAGTAGGCAGTTGCACCAAATCGTAATTATGCGCTGACGGCAATGGAGCCTAGTATGCGACGTAGTGGCATCAGGTTTCATGCCAATGCAGCAATCGGGTCAGGTTGCCGATATTTTATTAGTTGCGAAGCATAGCTTACACGCAGGCACTGTTGCTCGCGAAAGAAATCTAATTAAACCTCATTTTAAAAAAATAGTTAATGTCCAGCTTGTACTTTGTGCATACATTCGTAGACATTCTTGTGGACGATGAAAACCACCCAAATCTAAACGAATTCATTGACACAGTAAACGAAAACTGCCCGAGACACAGCAACGGAAACGTGGTCACACGGTACGAAAACTATCATTTTGGTGAATCAGGACACtttctaaaaaagaaagagacgttaACACGAACATGACTGATGAAGAAATACACATGCACTAAAAAATAGTGGTCATCACAATGGAATGAATGCTATGAAATGACGACGACAGAATAACAACTTGGGCGTGTTGTTGTTAGAGCTGACGTCCGCGCTCACCTGCATCACTTGCCGCCGCGGACCGCCTTAATTATTACTATAGTTGGTCCTAGTTTGCACCATATCGGTGCCGGTCAGTGGGCCGCCCTAATTCACACTTCATTCGTTGTTTTTGGCACTACGTCCGGTATCAGAGGACCACATTATATCGCCCTGCATCCTTTATATGTCACCACTATGCTAGATACCAGCCAATCGGGTGGCCTTAATTCGCAGAATATCCGATGTTTGCTCTCTATGTCTTCTGCCAGTCAATCGTGCAAGACTGTAACCAGCAAACAGGATGGACGACTGCGGTGTAATGACGACATTACTTCCAGTTTGACTCACGCATTCGTTGAGAGGCCCCGCGATTCACACCATATCCGCTGGTTGTTCGCATTATGTCCAGGGCCTGCCAGTCTCCAAACACTACTGGCCAGGAACCAACAGTCATGGCAGTTCTACGACCATGGCACATGGCTACGTCGTTACTTTCACTATCACCAACGTGTACCTagcagcacctagcagctgccAGAAAGTAAAGTCAAAGgaagaaaatgaaattatggggctatacgagccaaaaccactttctgattatgaggcatgccatagtgggggattccagaaatttggacgacctggggttctttaacgtgcacctaaatctaagtacacgggtgctttcgcatatcgccgccatcgaaatgcggccgccgtggccgggattggatcccccGACCACATGCTTAGGAGCCCgtcaccacagccactaagcaaccacttaggctaaagtcaaaggaagagacaatgaaagcttcgctttgaacaAAGCTATGGCAAAGGTATATGTTCAGAAATCGACGGTGCAAGCATGCTTTAATACAATAGCTGACATTCGAAATTCTGCAAGCACGCGTCTTCACACATCTCCTTTGACTCACACCAGATGGCAGACGTTAGCCTTGAATTGGAGATAAAGCGGGTATCACTACCTGGTTCCTAGCTGTCATCCTGTCCTTACTACATTGTTCTAGTTCATACCTTCGGCTCAGTGCAGCACATAGCTGCAGGTCGGCCAACTTGCAGAGAGCAGCCTAATAGTATTAAAACACCTACTTGCCGTATATTCGTTATCCCCTATTCCAAAACCGCGCATCAAGATCGGCCCGTTGAAAGCCTTTAAAACCAGTTTTCAGAATATGGTAGCtacaacatatttttttttcagaaaacataGGCAAGGGTTTGTTGAGAATAACAGACCAGTTGAATATCTTCTGAGTAAGATGCTGCTGCCCACATCAGAGGATTTCCAGTGAAATCAACAAGATGGATGCTACGTCAAAAACAAACACAATTGGTCGGACTCTAAATATAAAACCATGCCTGTAAAGGAAATGAAATGACATAGCGTGACGCTTGAATTAGAAGTATGCGCAGGGTCCCTGTGACCACCATATATACGAAGAGTCAACAGCGAAATGTTCGGACCGCGGGGCCTGAGAAAAACTTGAATTTTAGAGAAGGTATTGTCATGCAGAATAAAAGTTTACGTCAATAATTTGTTTCCATGTATTGTCGTATATTCCAGAATTTCCAACCGGGCAATGTTCTAACGCTGCTGAGAGATTGTGCTTCGTGTAAACATTGCAGTCCGTAAACAATACAGCTTGAATTGGGGCATCACTAAAAAACTGGCCGAAATAACAATCTGGCAACGACCGCATTGCGGTAGAAACTCCTCATGCACATAAAGCTAAAGCGCGAGTGATGTTACCACTTGACTTCTATGACATATTCGATGGTGACACATGCATAACTATATAATAGGAGCGCTGCTAGAACGAACAGCGTTTGAACAAGAACGGAAGAGGCATAGACACCACATAACTGTACATGCAAGGCTGGTAATTTCATTATTGATTATGCGAATGGTCAACGCCACTTTTATGATGTCGTTCCATCTCTACAGAAAAGTGCAGCCTCGCAGCTTGTTGACTTGTCCCAATGAAATGCAGGTGACTATGGCTTCTTGGACCATCACCGCGTGTAGGATCGTCGCCTTGTTTGTTGTCTTCCAATGCTGCGCAGCTGATCCTGTGCTAGTTGGCGGTTGGACGAGGCAAAGCGTTGGTGACAACGCGCTGTTCGAGGAACTGGCACACTTCGCCGTATCACGACAGGTTGGCGACCGGGAGTTCTTCGACACCGTGCTCGAACTGGTGGATGTTCAGACTCAGGTGGGAATAGGTTCTGTAAAGATACAACATAAGCTTTGGTCACTATAATCGTTGCAGAAAACGTATAATTTTATTGCTATGGTGATCATGCTGTTGCTTATGTATCCTGTGAGAAGTATGTGAGGCAACGTCGCATCCGTGCACACAACATGCTCCCTATTTTCATTTATCATCTTGGAAAATTAGGACTGCCATCGTACCAGCAAGGAGGTGCCCTAACCTACACCTAAAAGATTTTTGCTGAGCCAAATGTCTCATTATTTCAACAGTGAATCTGGAACATGGCAACTAATGAATAAACAATCGAATAATTGGTGTTCTAGTTCATCGTACAGAaactattctggctgtagaagtCTGTTATAGATAGTGAATCTTCGTCGCCACATTTCTAGGCAACTAAATCTAAATAATGCAAATCTGTTGGTTCACTCACGGCTGTACTCAGACAGGGCAGCTCGTGTCCGGTGAAGCTAGCTAGAATTTCAGAATACAGGCAGGGTGATTTGCAGTTACAGATTCAATTTTGACAAGTACTTTTCCATAAATTAGATAAAAGGGTAATTTTAGTAAGTGCCACTTGCATTATCATTAAGCTTATATGTGAATCTACAGCTTCAAATATATATAAATTAAATGGGGATGTTTTACATGCGAGAATGGCGATGTGATTAGCAGGTAtctcgtagtgggggactcagaaTTAATTTTTAGCACCTGCGCGCCCTCAGTGGTCGCTACATGGGCATCGAattgtggccaccgtggccgggatttgactgCGCGCCCTCTGGCTTTGCAGCGCAACCCCAAAAATACTGCGCCTACATGTCACCTGTAGCTTCAAATAAGTTTCATGAACAGTTACGGTATATTAAGGTACGTCATTATTTGGGGTGGCGCGATGCAATGCTGGCCGAACATTGACGTATTCGGGGTAAAGGTAACGGGCCAAGATATTGAGTTAAGACAGGAGCAAACACTACAAGCGCTGTCAGCACAGCGTCTGTGGCTATTAGTATCCATGCAGTTTTGCATTCATACGTTAACTCAAGCGCTACGATAAATAACGAGTGTCAGTTGTTTAGATTAAAATATGGTGCTCAACGACCTGAAAGAGCTCCTGCGCTGTGATATGCATCGCCATGGTGGGCTAAATTTGGATACCTGGTATACTTTAACTTGCACCGTAAGCATAGTTCAggagcttttttatttttttttattccgcattcTGGTGAACGCCGCCTGCACGAATAGGA
The sequence above is drawn from the Dermacentor andersoni chromosome 7, qqDerAnde1_hic_scaffold, whole genome shotgun sequence genome and encodes:
- the LOC126534435 gene encoding cystatin-2-like; its protein translation is MASWTITACRIVALFVVFQCCAADPVLVGGWTRQSVGDNALFEELAHFAVSRQVGDREFFDTVLELVDVQTQVVAGTNYRIKFKTAESTCRVTDTYSKELCLPKSREAVKDTCSAVIYDVPWLNERSVSSFTCEGNAVST